In the genome of Bacteroidota bacterium, the window AACTATGTTTTTATATTCTGAAATTTTTCTGCTTTTCAAAGAAATTTCTTTTTCTTCCTTTTTTGTTGAAACCCATGCAGATTTGGTCAGCTTTGCATTCATAGGGATTTTCAACTCTTCCAAAACATTCTCAATTTCAAGCTTTTTGCCACTTTTCGAGGTAGGCAGAATAGATATAATATCTTGATTTTCTGCAATTTCAGAAATATCCTCGTGAAGTTCGTTCATTTTCGAATAAGTGCTTAAAGCAATATCTTTGAAAACAGGACCAGCAACAGTTGCACCATAATAATTCCAGCCTTTTGGATTATTTATTATCACAATACATGAATATTTTGGATCATTGCTAGGAAAATACCCGGCGAAAGTTGATTGATATTCCATTTTCTTTGACCTATTATTATATGTCAATTGTGTTGTTCCAGTTTTTCCGGCAATCTTGCAATATTTATCTTTCAAATTTGTTGCAGTTCCATTCTCAACAACTCCTTCAAGCATTTTTTGCATTTTTCTTAAAGTTTTTTTCGAACAAATTGTTGGCTTCCTTTGGGATTTAAATGTTTTGGTAATTTTTTCGTCGGAACGTAAATGTTTTATAAACATAGGTTTTACAGGTACTCCATCGTTCGCTATTGCATTATATAAATGCAAAATCTGCAAGGGAGTTAACATAATTTCATATCCATACGACATTTGAGGTAAGGAAATTCCAGACCAAAGAGTATCATCAGGATTTCTAAGAATTGGTTGAGCTTCGCCGATTAAGGGGATTTCTAATTTTTCACCGAGATTAAATTCTTTCAGCTTGGAGACAAAAGCTTGAGGATTATTTTTGAATTTCGCAATTATAGTTTTTACAATTGCAACATTCGATGAAATCTCAAAACCTCTTTTTATAGTAATTTTTCCAGTAGTTTCATCGTCAGAATCTTTGAATTTTTTGCCCATATAATAAAATGTACCATCTTCAATATCGACTATATCATTTGTGTCAATAAGATTTTCGTCTAACAGAGCCATATATGATGCCAATTTGAAGGTTGAGCCCGGTTCAACCAAAGTTCCAATTGCACGATTTTTTGTTTCCCTATATCCTGTCGAAGTTTTATCGAGATTAACTATAGCCTTTATCTCTCCGGTTTCTACCTCCATAACAATTGCAACTCCGTAATCGGCATCGTACTTTTTCAAGTTTTTCATTAAAGAATTATGAGCAATATCCTGAATTTCAATATTTAAAGTAGATACAA includes:
- a CDS encoding transpeptidase family protein, which codes for MIENDRKIKAKMLGKFKFVFLLVSIFFVLAIFRILHLQIVEGDKWKEYSKYSQRYEPIEAKRGNIYSDDGKLLVSTVSVYEVRMDLITPAITDKIFNRNVDSLSICLAKFHNKTKDYYKNRIIKARRKKNRGFSIAKDISYNQLLEIKKFPILRRGRFYGGMLITESNSRARLFKGLADRTLGNLRVVDSDDSQKQKKVGYAGLEGAFDGFLKGKEGIQLEEKIAGNLWISVNKGNTIEPQSGSDIVSTLNIEIQDIAHNSLMKNLKKYDADYGVAIVMEVETGEIKAIVNLDKTSTGYRETKNRAIGTLVEPGSTFKLASYMALLDENLIDTNDIVDIEDGTFYYMGKKFKDSDDETTGKITIKRGFEISSNVAIVKTIIAKFKNNPQAFVSKLKEFNLGEKLEIPLIGEAQPILRNPDDTLWSGISLPQMSYGYEIMLTPLQILHLYNAIANDGVPVKPMFIKHLRSDEKITKTFKSQRKPTICSKKTLRKMQKMLEGVVENGTATNLKDKYCKIAGKTGTTQLTYNNRSKKMEYQSTFAGYFPSNDPKYSCIVIINNPKGWNYYGATVAGPVFKDIALSTYSKMNELHEDISEIAENQDIISILPTSKSGKKLEIENVLEELKIPMNAKLTKSAWVSTKKEEKEISLKSRKISEYKNIVPNVRDMGLQDALYLLENCGLRVIFSGTGRVKNQSILQGTKIRKGTSIKIVLG